The Zea mays cultivar B73 chromosome 7, Zm-B73-REFERENCE-NAM-5.0, whole genome shotgun sequence DNA segment gtccattgggacgccacaacgtggaagtaggcaagtgttatacttggccgaaccacatgaTAAAACACTGTGTCTCTGTGTTGTCTTTttctgtgattattgtgattcgcaagagctcgctctatagccacttagttttattgcactaacatctttataaccaagcttgtggctatttagtgttgaattttacaggatcacctattcacccccctctaggtgctctcacccggCACAGTCAGTAGGCCGGCATAAGGTGCCTGGGCTAGAGTTGTGGCCCGCGAGCGTCTGGCCTGTGTcgggccgccgtttggccatGTATAGGTGTgcagcggattaatttgaaataactgtgagaggttatttgtaaaaagatgacgcgggacgaccgttaaaactggtgctttaagtatagtatagattatTATACATATACATATACGGCTATATACTTTCAACATCGTTTCTTTTCTATATATAATATTATATGTATAAGACTATGGCCAGCAGATCGTATATATGACCATATATATTGTTTTGTATTGTAAACTGCATTGTTTACATTTTAAAGTTTGATAAAATAGGGTGAGATAGCACTCAGCAAGAGGGGGTAACTTAAATCCTCTTAACCATAAGACTATCTTCATCAGTCTCCCTATTTCACGTCCTCTTGCTGAGTCTCCTCTGTTAGAATCTTTGGAGCTTAGGATCCATTCCTAAGTCTCTAGAATACCAATTTGTGTCTAAAATACCTCGATAAAGAGTAGATCTATTCTACTGAGGGGTACAGGTATACATATCATCGTTGTTGTTCCTAGCCATCATTGCGGCAGCGTCTTGCAGCAAAGACCTGCCTCCTCGTCTTTCTCGATCTCCCTGTGAGTGTCGAGGAGATTGGTTCCCGTTGTTAATCGGCGGTGGATCAGCTCATCCAATGTTTCCTGCAGGGGAACCTCAGATTCCGATGGGATGATGGAGATCTGAGACATAATCACAGCGATTCCAGTCACTCCGAACGCCTAGGGGATCAGTTTCTCTCAAGATATCGATTAGGGTTTTATGGTCGAGCAATTAGCGTTGGCTAAACTTGTCGGCCTCTTAATCTATTTATATGATGTCGTGTGATCGGGGGCTACAACTAATGGTTAGGATAAGCCTCGATCAGGGTGTGGTTAGACGGTTAGGATTAACCCTATCTTAGTTACTGTTAACCGGCTAGTGTAGAGGACACGTTCTAACATCTTCTCCTTGTGTATTACTAGGGTCTTAAGAAGGAGTATTGGTAGTCGCTGGCATAGAACCGTTAGGATATATGGGTGCTATGCAATTAGCCCTTACAGATATCTTAAAagactactccctccgtttctttttatttgtcgctggatagtgcaattttacactattcagcgacaaataaaaagaaacggagggagtatacatTAAATGAGATTATACTTGCCCGTCGATCTTGGTTCATTCACTCGACGGACAATACGAACGTGCTTCAAAATCATTCACTACTCGCTGATGTGGTGAGAGAGTCGCGCAGGGGCGGGGGTTTAACTAGTCGTCGACACGCTTCCCCGTTAACCTCCTCCTCCGACACGTACGTACCACCGGGCGGTTTGACTCCATAATTAACAATGTGTGGAGCACGCAGTCAGCCTGCGGGCAGGAGTGGCACACCTCACCTTTTACACTGGGGGGTCGCACTCGCACGCCGTCTTCGTTCGGCTCTCCGGCCAGCGGCGACGGCGATGGATGCATGACGGCGACGGGGACGATGCCGACGACCGGCCACCGCAGCGCAGCGCATAGACCAGTCCACCACCGTGTCGCGTCGCACGGATCGATCCTCCCTTTTCCTTTGCAATAATTCTAAAAGCGAAGCGGAGAGACGTCGTCATTAGTTACGTAACGCGGTGCTTATTTTCATTGATTAACTAATCATCGGCGGCAAGGCGTGCAACACGTGATTAGGCGCTTTACGATTGCACGGACATGAAGTATATTACGCAATGTCTGTATCGTGGCGTGAGAGAAGGTGAGACCGTGAGAGTAAATATACAGTATGTCTTTTCAAGTGAAAAATTAAAGAAAAATGAGAATAGATAAAATTAGACTATAATACGTACTGATGAAACAAAATGTTTAAATACTATTTTAAAGAAATCTAGACAGTGAGTGAATAATTTTTTTTAAGAAGAAGCCAAAAAGCTAGCAACAACACATCGCGTGAGTTTCATTTGTCGTATTCCTCTGTGACATTCTATCAAACAGCGTGCACAATCACAACTCTTCCTCTGCATCCACACACACTTGAGCCCCACCCGTGCCGCCGCCCCGCATCCCTTagcgctgccgctgccgctgccgctgccgccgcccatgtccgccgccccgccccgccgcgTGGTCATCTGCGGCGGCGGCGTGGTGGGCGCGTGCACGGCCTACTTCCTCGCCACCCACGCCGCGTCCCCCACCGTCCCGACGCTCGTCGAGAGGTGCGCCCCGGCGTGCGCCGCCTCGGGGAAAGCCGGCGGCTTCCTGGCGCTGGACTGGTGCGACTCCACCCCGGCGCTCTCCAGGCTCGCGCGGGCCTCCTTCGCGCTGCACCGCCGCCTGGCCGACGCCCTCGGCGGCGCCGACGCCTACGGCTTCCGCCCCGTCCACACCCTCTCCGTCCTGCTCCCCCCgcaccccgccgcctcctcctcgcCGCCGCACCCGCTGCTCCCGCCCTGGGTCGACCCCTCCGCGTCCGCCGCCCCGCCGAGGGAGCTCGGGACCCCCGACACCACCGCGCAGGTCCACCCGGGCCTCTTCACCAAGGCCGTCCTCGCCGCGTCGGGAGCCGAGGTCGTCATCGGCGAGGTGGAGCGCGTCGCCGTGGCCTGGGACGGCCGCGTCGCCGGCGTCGTGGTCAAGGGGCGCGACGGCGTGCTGGACGCCGACGCCGTCGTGCTCGCGCTCGGCCCGTGGTCCGGCCGCCTCGAGGTGGTCAGCGAGGTGTTCGACGTGTCCGGGCTCAAGGCGCACAGCATCGTGCTCCGGCCgcgcgagcccgagaaggtcacgCCGCACTGCCTCTTCCTCAGCTACCAGCCGGAGCCCGGCGCCAAGATGCTCGACCCCGAGGTGTACCCGCGGCCCACCGGTACGCCATTGCCCCCTTTGCCACGTACCTGCTCAGATTCTCGTCTTGCAGCAGAACTACTAAGATTCAATTGCCCGATTCGCTCGTTTGGTTCTGCGCATCCAGGGGAGGtgtacatatgtgggatgagcaaGGACGAGAACCCGCCAGATGACCCAGCAACGATAACAGGCGAGCCAGACTCGATTGCAATGCTGCATAAGATCGCAGGGAAAGTGTCCAGCCAGCTGAAGAAGGAGGAGGGCGCTGAGGTGGTCGCGGAGCAGGCGTGCTACCTGCCGTGCACCGCCGACGGGCTGCCGGTCATCGGGGAGATACCAGGCGTGAAGGGGTGCTATGTGGCCACGGGCCACAGCTGCTGGGGTATCCTCAATGGTCCGGCCACCGGCGCAGCCCTCGCCGAGCTCATCCTTGACGGCAAGGCCAAGATCGTTGATCTCGAACCTTTCAGCCCGGCAAGGTTTCTCAAGAGAAGGAGCAGGCGTGGAGTCTGACAGTGTGAATGTTCAGATTCAAGCTCGCTACTGAATAAAACACTCTTGGTTCTCCCTTTTGCATGACTGATGAGTGTTGCAAAACATGTATGTGCGAATAAATCATGGATATATAGTACTTGATGTTCTGTATTTGTTGTTAATCACAGACGGACAACTTGCCAACACCCATGATCAGATTCAGATGTTCATTTAGCTGAGGTTGAGCTCGACAAGCTGTTGCATCTGCAGCTATTCTACGTACACCATGTCTACGCAATGTTTCCTTGTGGTCAAGTGACACAAGTAACCTTATAAAAAAGGTATTTTCACTGTTCTAAATCTAAAGTACAAGACGTTTTATCATTTCTTACAAAAGTATTTACTTTCTTAACTTTAAATTGTAAGATATTTCTAGATTCGTCGCTTTTGTTGTGTATCTCGATACAACATATATTTAGGTGCATCGTGCGTAGTAAAAAACTAAAAACTATAAATCTAGAAATGCTATAATATCTTGTAATTTAGAATAAAGTGGGCAAAAAAGGTGACACTATACTGCAGATGTGAAAGCTTCAATCAATTTTGCACTACCAACTGATAGCAAAGCAATTTAATGAATATCCAATTTGTGTACACCCAACAACATAGCTCTGTATAAAGGAAACCAACATCCCTATTCCACGTAAGGCCTTGTTTGACTATTTTAATTACATGTGAATTGGAATGTATTAGGATACCATATGGATTATTGTTCAAAGCTTGTTCAAATCATCCTTAACCCATGTGGATTGGGTGGTATTGAGCCAATTTAAATCCATAAAGTGAAAATCCATCTCAATCCATTCTAATCGACATGTAATTGGAATAACCGAACAAAGTCTAAGTCcttgttcgttttgctctcaatccatgtgggttAGGATGGAATTGAGTAGGTTTTAATCCCAAATAAGTCAAAATCTTTCATAATTTTTTTCAATCCCATCCATAACCGAACAAGGTCTAATCAGGATGATTCAGACGGTTGAAAACATTATGTAAAACCTTTCCCAAGAACGCTAACAATAATCTTATTCGTGAGGCATAATCAAGCATGAGAAGTGAAACAGTGTGCACAAATATTAGATCTGCAAGCAGTGCAGACGCTGGATCAATCAACCTTCGTTAAATTCAGTAGATGGGATTGTGATCCCGTACAAGTCTGCAAGGTAATTTGCTTCCACCCAAAAAAAAATGTCGCACTGTTTCTGACAACACAGTCTAGCTAGAGTTACGGTAGTTTTCATTAAGTCATGGTGAGTCCTCCTGGCCTGGATGTTTGAGTCCAAGTACAAAGTGAGAACTCTCTGCTTCCTTTCTTTCCCTAGCACAAACTTAGTAGATAGCAGGCACAACTCCGCTAAGAGCTTATCGAACTTTACTTGTAGAGTGAGACCTGTGCTCGATATGGTTCATTTCAGTGCTCTTTCTCTCCGTATGGTTCACCACATGCCTGTGATCTCTCTCAAGCTAGGTATCATAGAAGTCCGTCATGGAATTGAAGTGGTAGAGTGGTAAGTGGGCGTATGGTCTATGTATTTTTCTTCACTTGTGCGTAGGAAGTATGCAGCCTCCATGCTTTCTGCTTCCTGAATCCTGTTCAGCAGCCTTCCTTTCCCAGCTTCTGCTCGGTGACATCTACCAGCTTCCAGACACAGTAGCTCAGCCTGAGTGTTAACGGACTCGAGCAAGAAGATGCCATCCTTCAGCAAGTTCTGCTTCGGCATAAGGTCATGCATGCTTTCATGTTACATCTTTCAATATGCCTACGAAATATTTTTGGTCTGGTATACTTTTGTCCTCGCTGCCAATTTCGCCATGTCCCATGAGCCTGATGACATCTCAGGCGCGTTCTGACTGTGCACTGCCCTGCTGAGGCTATGACCTAAAACCATTTGAACTGCTGTTCCTTTTACTGAGTTTACACAAAATAGAGGCACGACTTACAACTGATTACATCTTTGAAATGTCAATTGAAAAATAGTTTATACCTCCCATATCGCTCCAGTTCATTTGAAAATTTGCCTGACAAACAAAATCTATGAGTTGAGCACACACTCTGAACGAAAACAGAACATTGAAAAAGGATCAGTTTACAGTAAGAGAAAGGCTACACAACTGCAGTTGAGATCATACTTTGCAGAATTCATTACACAAATACATTCCTAACAACACTTAATCCATTCTAGTGTATATGTATAGCTCAAATGCTGAATCCTCGCTACAGCATCACTCGTGTCAAAATTTACTTCCCTATCAGCACACCTTGGACTCGAATGGCAGGATTTAGAGGTCGTTGCAACACATTTATAACCCTGTGGCTCCTGCTTATCAATAATTTGCAGCTGTTTGCAAGTTGCTCTCGCCCACCTCTGCTTCAGATGGTTCTGAAGAACTGGCTGCCTCCGTACCCCCACCAGCAGGTGCGCCTGAATCCGTTTCTTCCTGCTGTGCCTGCGCAGTGCTAGGCGGGGAACCAGGTGGCGGGTTCTGTTCTGCCAGACTAAGACGAAGCGACCTCCCTTCCAGCTCCTGCATTGCCGTTCCATAACCATGTTAGCCACTGCAACAGTAAGGTCAATGGGACTCAAGTGATATGAACTATGAAGGTATACACTCAAGTAAATCGCAATTCATGTATTCACATTGACGAAGTGCAATTAGCATCTATATTAGCTACCTTGTGTGCTCTAATTTGTTGATTCAGTTTGAAGTGCCCACAGGCCACAGATAACAATGCCACTGGATCAGTTGGCATTTCCATATATTTATCTACTAACTAGTAATAAGAGATGTAATAGGCAGTTAGGCACTGAACAACATGACCCTAGAAGAAGACAGAACATACCACTCCATCCAAAGACTCCAATGCAGCCTGTGCATCCTCTGCGGTGCTGAAGGAGACGAACCCAAACCCTCTGGAGCGACCAGTCTCACGCTCAAAGATGACCCTGGCGTCGAGCAAGCCGGCCCTACCCTCGAACACGTTCCTCAACGTGTCGGCACGcaccccccaccccaggttgccgGCATAAATCTTGTAAGTGCCATCGTCACGCCTGCGGCCACTCATGGTGACTGTTCTCCTCTCCCCGCCACGCGGCACCTCCGGGTAGTTCACCCTAGCCGTCCTCCCTCCCAGCAGCTGCATTGGAGAAGAATGTGCCAAAGATCTGTCAGAAGTCAGAACACACGCTTGCACATTCATGGGCAAGAGCAGGATCCCAATTCTGTGAGGTGTGGAAGTGCTGATCCAATTGGCCGGTGCGGTACTTACGGCGCCATCGAACATCTGGATGGCCTTGGCGGCCTCCTCGGCGGTGGCCATGGTGACGAAGGCGAAGCCCCGGCTCCTGTTGGTGACCTTGTCGTAGATTATCTTCAGCAATTGGAAACGTCAGCCATGAATGATGATTACTGCTCAGCAATCCTTCCAGGAGGCAGACCAAGAAGGGATTTTGATTGGGGTCCATACGGCGTACGGGTACCTGCGCGTCGTCGACCCTGCCGGCCTCAGAGAACACCTGGGCGAGCTCCTCGGAGGTATAGGTGTAGGGAAGGTTGCCGACGAAGAGACGGCCGGGGTCGTCGCCGCGCGGCGGGCGGCTTCGTGGCGACGAGTACGCGCGCGGGGCCTCGGCTTCCTCCTCCGGCTCAGAGCCCTCTTCCTCATCGAAGTGCTCCTCGCCGTCGTCCCCGGAGAAATCATCTACGTAGGAAGAGAAGTCCTCGGCGGCGAAGGGCGGGGGTAGGACGGGGCGCCCACGCGGTGGCGCGAAGCGGCGGAGGCCGACGCGGTGGCGCTGCAGGCTCTGGAACCGGACGCTGGGGAGCGGGACGGGGGCGCCACAAGCCGCTGCGTGCTGGATCAGGGTGCGGAAGGTGGCcgtgacggcggcggcggcggtggccatgGCCGGAGAGGCGAGAAGGGCCGGAGCGTGGAGGGAGCGCACGTCCAGTGGCGGTGGCAGTGCAGCCTCTCGCCGTCGATAAATAAGTTGTCCTCTTCTTATCCGCTACCGGATGGGGCCGCTGGGCCGAATCGATGGGCTTATATGCGTTGCTTCATTAATCGTGTGGCATTGGGTATGGGCCGAGTAACCGGTCTATGATTTTATGAGCCTCAAGCCATACTACTCGTACACGAACCCACGGCCCACGAGGGGTCAACCCCTTTTGGAGACCAGACCAACACCAGGTTGACGTGCTCCTCGGCCGGCGGCGGGATTTCTTCTTCCTCCCCAAGAAGTACCTGTACCGCCGCCACCAAGCGCCGCATCCCATCGCCCCCCATACTACCTTCCGAGCGACCTCACCTCGCACAGACGGCAATGGCGTCCCCCGAGCCCGCCGTGGATCCCAGCCTCGCGCAAGAGACCCCCACCACTCCCACACCCACCACGGCGCACTCGTCCGCGGCGGAGCAAGAAGGGCCGCCGCAGCCGCAAGAGCCTGCCCCAGCAGCGGAGGGGGAGAGTGaggaagttgaggaggaaggaGAGTGCGGGTTCTGCCTCTTCATGAAGGCCGGCGGCTGCAGAGACACCTTCGTGGCGTGGGAGGAGTGCGTGGAGGCGGCGCAGAAGGAGGGCGCCGACATGGTCGAGCGTTGCCACGAGGCCACCGCCAACCTCAAGAAGTGCATGGACGCGCACGCCGACTACTACGCGCCCGTGCTCATGGCCGAGGAGGCCGTCAACGAGcgcgccgaggccgaggccgct contains these protein-coding regions:
- the DAO gene encoding D-amino-acid oxidase isoform X1; protein product: MSAAPPRRVVICGGGVVGACTAYFLATHAASPTVPTLVERCAPACAASGKAGGFLALDWCDSTPALSRLARASFALHRRLADALGGADAYGFRPVHTLSVLLPPHPAASSSPPHPLLPPWVDPSASAAPPRELGTPDTTAQVHPGLFTKAVLAASGAEVVIGEVERVAVAWDGRVAGVVVKGRDGVLDADAVVLALGPWSGRLEVVSEVFDVSGLKAHSIVLRPREPEKVTPHCLFLSYQPEPGAKMLDPEVYPRPTGEVYICGMSKDENPPDDPATITGEPDSIAMLHKIAGKVSSQLKKEEGAEVVAEQACYLPCTADGLPVIGEIPGVKGCYVATGHSCWGILNGPATGAALAELILDGKAKIVDLEPFSPARFLKRRSRRGV
- the DAO gene encoding D-amino-acid oxidase (The RefSeq protein has 3 substitutions compared to this genomic sequence), coding for MSAAPPRRVVICGGGVVGACTAYFLATHAASPTVPTLVERCALACAASGKAGGFLALDWCDSTPALSRLARASFALHRRLADALGGADAYGFRPVHTLSVLLPPHPAASSSPPHPLLPPWVDPSASAAPPRELGTPDTTAQVHPGLFTKAVLAASGAEVVIGEVERVAVAWDGRVAGVVVKGRDGVLDADAVVLALGPWSGRLEVVSEVLDVSGLKAHSIVFRPREPEKVTPHCLFLSYQPEPGAKMLDPEVYPRPTGEVYICGMSKDENPPDDPATITGEPDSIAMLHKIAGKVSSQLKKEEGAEVVAEQACYLPCTADGLPVIGEIPGVKGCYVATGHSCWGILNGPATGAALAELILDGKAKIVDLEPFSPARFLKRRSRRGV
- the LOC100272318 gene encoding ribonucleoprotein; translation: MATAAAAVTATFRTLIQHAAACGAPVPLPSVRFQSLQRHRVGLRRFAPPRGRPVLPPPFAAEDFSSYVDDFSGDDGEEHFDEEEGSEPEEEAEAPRAYSSPRSRPPRGDDPGRLFVGNLPYTYTSEELAQVFSEAGRVDDAQIIYDKVTNRSRGFAFVTMATAEEAAKAIQMFDGALLGGRTARVNYPEVPRGGERRTVTMSGRRRDDGTYKIYAGNLGWGVRADTLRNVFEGRAGLLDARVIFERETGRSRGFGFVSFSTAEDAQAALESLDGVELEGRSLRLSLAEQNPPPGSPPSTAQAQQEETDSGAPAGGGTEAASSSEPSEAEVGESNLQTAANY
- the LOC103631950 gene encoding uncharacterized protein → MASPEPAVDPSLAQETPTTPTPTTAHSSAAEQEGPPQPQEPAPAAEGESEEVEEEGECGFCLFMKAGGCRDTFVAWEECVEAAQKEGADMVERCHEATANLKKCMDAHADYYAPVLMAEEAVNERAEAEAAAAAAAAAAETAKAKGWEPATEGEIKEEAVPQPAAGEEKKEETIAQKEKKEEAVSEKV